One genomic region from Nocardia vinacea encodes:
- a CDS encoding discoidin domain-containing protein, whose translation MAAEDPGDVILRHRGAVLDALLSDPAFGENDPATGSVLSGPLVGDPEFGEPGFGEPGFGDDPYSSAAVAAGSAQGAPPETDLPPRRSSDGPKASERIIALLNGQQQDAAPAMDFSADYSEVSAKQPPPEEPARSASGSSKTRAPDPAERVVVLAKKLKNPKVALAVCGVLALLLIIALVSTGGKDDSQAPDRIAVITPSATAAAPTSKPESSAPSSGTITPKAATANCPPGSTPGMDAFGGQQGKAWSCVRAYKVDGQVLTIDLGKTYQIDSIGIVPGWDSVGSDGVDQWTKFRTASRVRYTFDDPNKTSYTQQTMDQRTLVVTKFEVPVQASKVVLTIQESKGDPTINTTAVSSIVITGH comes from the coding sequence ATGGCTGCCGAGGACCCGGGAGATGTAATTCTCCGCCATCGAGGCGCGGTCCTGGATGCGCTGCTCTCGGATCCCGCATTCGGCGAAAACGATCCGGCCACCGGATCTGTGCTGAGCGGGCCCCTGGTCGGCGATCCGGAATTCGGGGAACCGGGTTTCGGGGAACCGGGTTTCGGTGATGATCCGTATTCCAGTGCCGCGGTGGCTGCCGGTTCCGCCCAGGGCGCTCCGCCCGAAACGGATCTGCCGCCGCGGCGGTCCTCCGACGGGCCCAAGGCCAGCGAGCGGATCATCGCGCTGCTGAACGGTCAGCAGCAGGATGCCGCACCGGCAATGGACTTTTCAGCGGACTACTCCGAAGTGTCGGCAAAGCAGCCGCCACCCGAGGAACCGGCGCGGTCCGCGTCCGGGTCGTCCAAGACGCGTGCACCCGACCCCGCGGAGCGGGTCGTCGTGCTGGCGAAGAAGCTCAAGAATCCCAAGGTCGCGTTGGCGGTCTGCGGCGTCTTGGCCCTTTTGCTCATCATCGCGTTGGTTTCCACCGGTGGGAAGGATGATTCGCAGGCGCCGGATCGCATCGCGGTCATCACTCCTTCGGCGACCGCGGCGGCCCCGACATCGAAACCGGAATCATCGGCACCTTCCTCCGGAACGATCACCCCGAAAGCCGCCACCGCCAACTGCCCGCCGGGCAGTACACCGGGCATGGACGCCTTCGGTGGGCAGCAGGGCAAGGCATGGTCATGCGTGCGCGCATACAAGGTCGACGGGCAGGTGCTGACCATCGATCTCGGCAAGACCTATCAGATCGATTCGATCGGCATCGTTCCCGGCTGGGACAGCGTCGGCAGCGACGGTGTGGACCAGTGGACGAAATTCCGCACCGCCAGCCGGGTCAGATATACGTTCGATGATCCGAACAAAACGAGCTACACCCAACAGACCATGGATCAGCGCACTCTGGTCGTCACCAAGTTCGAAGTTCCGGTGCAGGCGTCCAAGGTCGTACTGACAATTCAGGAATCGAAGGGCGATCCGACGATCAATACGACAGCGGTTTCCTCCATCGTGATCACCGGGCACTGA
- a CDS encoding helix-turn-helix domain-containing protein: MSISVVVDSQPNDGEFVQEDNGEALTPRQAAVAIFSSRLSELIAESVVSTEDGSTRSLTLYSLAQHLEQAYPDVPVSQSGLYRLIHGDAVPRLDLIIALARVFDVPPEHFVTEQKNR, translated from the coding sequence GTGTCTATCAGCGTGGTTGTGGACTCCCAGCCGAATGACGGCGAATTTGTGCAGGAGGATAACGGGGAGGCACTGACCCCGAGACAGGCTGCGGTGGCGATCTTCTCGAGTCGGCTGTCGGAATTGATCGCGGAATCGGTGGTATCGACCGAGGACGGGTCGACTCGGTCGTTGACCCTTTATTCGCTTGCCCAGCATCTGGAACAGGCGTATCCGGATGTTCCGGTTTCCCAGTCGGGGCTGTACCGGCTCATTCATGGTGACGCGGTACCACGGCTCGATCTGATCATCGCCTTGGCACGGGTATTCGACGTGCCGCCGGAACATTTCGTCACCGAGCAGAAGAATCGCTGA
- the eccE gene encoding type VII secretion protein EccE, with protein MSLPSIRVGGVERGPFAFAVIGGSLVVTGLWSHTPIWASAAVITVLLVTVAVEVNGRTTSRWLLDWIDYRFSRVARAEALAGPVDVADIEVPAGVCGIRSEGTVLTAMIQLAPNLDLPTVIAEKSIYTEDTVPVDALIGLLDQFGLAVDIDIVTTGQRVRPTGNYSMLYDQLIGSHPVVGHRLTWLVVRLDMERNLDLLQRRGLVAMVGPRALATAAHRIAGRLRERGIAAHALPAVAMQEATRVLHAGVELGDLRETWTCMESSVPGRCVTSFLIDWTRMDGAGMDDCWSWNRGRTTLVVSLTDATAGPRALARYIGPPVTTEPPDYLRRLTGRQAVALLATMPTGTSIRAVPVDESGRDIAPDELLSELTIAIGPNGQILGSISGQPRHTLALPLFDPARYNPRRRTIDVHADLPVAQQIVLRAMVVGADVEVHSGRPHRWWQLVAAVGDPESLRLAPEAGAANAAAGQAGSGPPPSSATITVFDNLPPQVSTAQTTVTISEPGGPRRRSVDLAINQVSATAVDISIPMRTVRVDLIEPRGETRYFDSAAEQPAITAGGNGATPGPDVRRMS; from the coding sequence CGGTGTCGAACGTGGTCCGTTCGCCTTCGCCGTGATCGGCGGCAGCTTGGTGGTGACCGGGCTGTGGTCGCATACCCCGATCTGGGCGAGCGCGGCGGTGATCACCGTGCTGCTGGTGACCGTGGCGGTCGAGGTGAACGGCCGCACGACCAGCAGGTGGCTGCTCGACTGGATCGATTACCGATTCAGCAGGGTCGCCAGAGCCGAGGCGCTCGCCGGTCCGGTGGATGTGGCCGATATCGAGGTTCCCGCCGGGGTCTGCGGCATTCGTTCCGAAGGCACCGTGCTCACGGCGATGATCCAGCTAGCCCCCAATCTCGATCTGCCGACGGTCATCGCGGAGAAATCCATCTACACCGAGGACACTGTCCCGGTCGATGCGCTGATCGGCCTGCTCGATCAATTCGGTCTCGCGGTCGATATCGATATCGTGACCACCGGTCAGCGGGTTCGTCCGACCGGCAACTACAGCATGCTCTACGACCAGCTGATCGGCTCCCATCCGGTCGTCGGCCATCGCCTCACCTGGTTGGTCGTGCGGCTGGACATGGAGCGGAACCTGGATCTGCTGCAGCGGCGCGGACTGGTCGCGATGGTCGGGCCGAGAGCGTTGGCCACGGCGGCGCACCGCATCGCGGGCCGATTGCGGGAACGCGGTATCGCCGCGCACGCGCTGCCCGCGGTGGCAATGCAAGAGGCCACCAGGGTGCTGCACGCCGGTGTCGAACTCGGCGATCTGCGTGAGACCTGGACCTGTATGGAGTCCTCGGTACCAGGTCGCTGTGTGACGAGCTTCCTGATCGACTGGACGCGGATGGACGGTGCCGGCATGGACGATTGCTGGTCGTGGAACCGCGGCCGGACCACGTTGGTGGTCAGCCTCACCGATGCCACGGCCGGGCCGCGCGCGCTCGCGCGGTATATCGGCCCGCCGGTCACGACCGAGCCGCCGGACTATCTGCGCCGGTTGACCGGTAGGCAGGCCGTCGCCTTGCTGGCCACCATGCCGACCGGGACGTCGATCCGCGCGGTGCCCGTCGATGAATCGGGCCGCGATATCGCCCCCGATGAGCTCTTGTCGGAGCTCACGATCGCGATCGGTCCCAATGGCCAGATTCTCGGTTCCATCAGTGGTCAGCCACGACATACTTTGGCGCTGCCGCTGTTCGACCCGGCCCGCTACAACCCGCGTAGGCGCACCATCGATGTGCATGCCGACCTGCCGGTGGCACAGCAGATCGTTTTGCGTGCCATGGTGGTCGGCGCGGATGTCGAGGTCCATTCGGGGCGCCCGCACCGCTGGTGGCAGCTGGTCGCCGCGGTCGGTGATCCGGAATCGCTGCGGCTGGCTCCGGAGGCCGGTGCCGCGAATGCCGCTGCGGGGCAAGCCGGTTCGGGTCCGCCACCGTCCTCGGCGACCATCACGGTCTTCGACAATCTGCCGCCGCAGGTATCGACCGCGCAGACCACCGTCACCATCAGTGAGCCCGGTGGGCCGCGGCGGCGGTCGGTCGATCTGGCGATCAACCAGGTCAGCGCGACCGCGGTGGATATCAGTATTCCGATGCGGACCGTGCGCGTCGATTTGATCGAGCCGCGCGGTGAAACCCGCTATTTCGATTCCGCCGCCGAACAACCCGCGATCACCGCGGGTGGCAATGGTGCCACGCCAGGGCCCGACGTTCGGCGCATGAGCTGA